From Humisphaera borealis, the proteins below share one genomic window:
- a CDS encoding 2-phosphosulfolactate phosphatase, with protein MKLDVVFLPADLEPSHLNQRAVGVFDVLRATTTITAALAAGVREIRLFPDVASVRDAAKAVPPNETTLLLGEEHCLAPAGFDLGNSPGALRSDLHAGRVGLMSTTNGTRAMIAARGAAVRFAVCLVNASAAARAMSSTGRDITLLCAGTGGRVALEDVVGCGAVIAAIENLNGSVTLGGDTARIARQLFLDHRDDLRALIASGDGGQNVMSVGLTDDIDYCSRLDALKVVGVVEGGEPIVRPWMPPR; from the coding sequence ATGAAGCTGGATGTCGTATTTCTCCCCGCCGATCTGGAACCTTCCCACCTGAATCAACGCGCGGTCGGTGTGTTTGACGTGCTCCGCGCGACGACCACGATCACGGCCGCGCTCGCCGCCGGCGTCCGAGAGATCAGGCTCTTTCCAGACGTGGCATCCGTGCGCGACGCGGCGAAAGCAGTTCCTCCGAACGAGACGACGCTTCTTCTTGGCGAGGAACATTGCCTCGCGCCGGCCGGGTTCGATTTAGGGAATAGCCCCGGCGCGTTGCGATCCGATCTGCACGCCGGCAGGGTCGGCCTGATGAGCACGACCAACGGCACGCGGGCGATGATCGCCGCCAGAGGTGCGGCGGTGCGTTTTGCCGTCTGCCTGGTGAATGCATCGGCGGCGGCGCGGGCGATGTCGTCCACGGGCCGCGATATCACGCTCCTGTGCGCCGGCACCGGCGGACGGGTCGCACTGGAAGACGTCGTCGGCTGTGGCGCGGTGATCGCGGCGATCGAAAACTTGAACGGCTCGGTCACCCTTGGCGGTGATACTGCACGCATTGCCAGGCAACTCTTCCTCGACCACCGAGACGACCTTCGCGCCCTGATCGCCAGCGGAGACGGAGGGCAGAATGTCATGTCTGTGGGCCTGACCGACGACATCGACTACTGCAGTCGGCTCGACGCCCTGAAGGTCGTAGGGGTCGTGGAAGGAGGAGAGCCGATCGTGAGACCATGGATGCCGCCGAGATGA
- a CDS encoding proline racemase family protein — translation MHQIDFIDSHTEGEPTRTIVGGFPSLGGGTVADQLAVFRDRYDQYRSAIVNEPRGSDVLVGALLCPPSDPTCAAGVIFFNNVGYLGMCGHGTIGVVRTLAYQGRIGPGTHRLETCVGVVTIELAADGRVSFSNVESYRTAAGVAFDVPGIGRVSGDVAWAGNWFYLVRSGVEASLHVGNVAHLLDLTTRIRRAVNGGGYELVDHVELFGPAGHAGGNSRNFVLCPGGAYDRSPCGTGTSAKLACLAADGKLDEGASWVQEGILGTSFTGQFRWTDRANGKIVPTVSGTAHVISAGQLLISGEDPFAWGIRADAGNAGDQR, via the coding sequence ATGCACCAGATCGACTTCATTGATTCCCACACCGAAGGCGAGCCCACGCGCACCATCGTGGGTGGCTTTCCCTCGCTGGGTGGCGGCACCGTTGCCGACCAGTTGGCGGTGTTTCGAGACCGGTACGACCAGTATCGTTCGGCGATCGTCAACGAACCGCGCGGGTCCGATGTACTCGTCGGCGCGCTGCTGTGCCCCCCTTCCGATCCCACCTGCGCCGCCGGCGTGATCTTCTTCAACAACGTCGGGTATCTGGGCATGTGCGGACACGGCACGATCGGCGTGGTTCGCACGCTCGCGTATCAGGGTCGCATCGGTCCGGGCACGCACCGGCTTGAGACGTGCGTCGGCGTTGTCACAATCGAACTCGCCGCCGACGGGCGCGTGTCTTTCAGCAACGTGGAAAGCTATCGGACTGCTGCGGGCGTGGCGTTCGATGTGCCAGGTATCGGCCGGGTTTCCGGAGATGTCGCCTGGGCCGGGAACTGGTTCTACCTCGTCCGTAGTGGCGTCGAAGCAAGCCTGCATGTTGGAAACGTGGCGCACCTGCTCGATCTGACGACGCGGATACGACGTGCGGTGAATGGCGGCGGATACGAACTGGTGGACCATGTCGAGCTTTTCGGCCCCGCCGGTCACGCGGGGGGCAATTCTCGCAACTTCGTTCTCTGTCCTGGCGGCGCTTATGACCGCTCGCCCTGCGGAACCGGGACCAGCGCCAAGCTGGCCTGCCTCGCCGCCGATGGAAAGCTTGACGAAGGGGCCTCTTGGGTTCAGGAAGGCATCCTCGGAACATCGTTCACCGGGCAGTTCCGCTGGACCGATCGGGCGAACGGAAAGATCGTGCCGACCGTCAGCGGAACGGCGCACGTCATCTCGGCGGGACAGCTGTTGATCTCCGGTGAGGATCCATTCGCCTGGGGCATTCGCGCAGACGCCGGAAATGCCGGGGACCAGCGATGA
- a CDS encoding DUF1501 domain-containing protein produces the protein MARMFGKPSGKQNLHLNPLPPSEMMSRRELLHSTCAAVAATSMASTVWDLRMMNAAMAAGTDITDYKALVCLFLFGGNDANNLIVPTDSTNYAAYLAARKLPTQGGLALPNAGQTNGVLPLDLTNGNGRTYGIHPSCTGLQTLFNAGQLAVLTNVGPLLAPLTRAQYQANSVAKPPQLFSHNDQVVQWQTSIPDQQPKTGWGGRCTDLLYTANTANSIAMSISLAGQNTWEVNNIVSQSQYHVSTAGTAGLSGISASQQVAFNDLVNLARTQGTNLYEKSHAEITRRALDNNAILGTALASSPTSTTVPANPPSLLSQLAMVARMIKAAPLLGHKRQIFFVAVGGFDLHNAQIALTTPTALIDDSARGSHAGLLSGLSQSMKWFYDETAAQGNASKVTTFTASDFNRTFPVNGGNGSDHGWGTHTMIMGGAVQGKKFYGAFPTLSVNGPDDTGLGRWIPTTSVDEYSATLARWFGITETELPTIFPNLGRFANPNLGFMG, from the coding sequence ATGGCACGTATGTTTGGAAAGCCGTCGGGCAAGCAGAACCTGCACCTCAACCCGCTGCCTCCGTCGGAGATGATGAGCCGGCGTGAGCTGCTGCACTCGACGTGCGCCGCCGTCGCGGCCACTTCGATGGCGAGCACCGTCTGGGACCTGCGGATGATGAACGCCGCCATGGCCGCCGGCACCGACATCACCGACTACAAGGCGCTGGTCTGTCTGTTCCTCTTCGGCGGAAACGACGCGAACAATCTGATCGTCCCGACCGACTCGACCAACTACGCCGCCTACCTGGCGGCTCGCAAGCTGCCGACCCAGGGCGGGCTGGCGCTTCCGAACGCCGGACAGACCAACGGTGTTCTGCCGCTGGACCTCACCAACGGCAACGGTCGCACGTACGGCATCCATCCGAGCTGCACGGGCCTGCAGACCCTTTTTAACGCCGGGCAGCTTGCAGTGCTCACCAACGTCGGGCCGCTGCTGGCTCCTCTGACGCGTGCCCAGTACCAGGCCAACAGCGTCGCCAAGCCGCCCCAGTTGTTCAGCCACAACGACCAGGTGGTCCAGTGGCAGACGTCCATCCCGGACCAGCAGCCCAAGACCGGCTGGGGCGGGCGCTGCACCGATCTGCTTTACACCGCCAACACCGCCAACTCGATCGCGATGTCGATCTCGCTGGCCGGGCAGAACACCTGGGAAGTCAACAATATCGTCAGCCAGAGCCAGTACCACGTGTCCACCGCGGGAACGGCCGGGCTGAGCGGCATCAGCGCGTCGCAACAGGTGGCGTTTAACGACCTGGTGAACCTCGCCCGCACGCAGGGCACGAACCTGTACGAGAAGAGCCACGCCGAGATCACCCGCCGGGCTTTGGATAACAACGCGATTCTGGGCACCGCGCTGGCAAGCTCGCCGACCTCGACGACGGTCCCGGCCAATCCGCCTTCGCTTCTGAGCCAGCTTGCGATGGTGGCGCGGATGATCAAGGCGGCCCCGCTGCTGGGCCATAAGCGGCAGATCTTCTTTGTCGCGGTGGGCGGCTTCGACCTGCACAATGCCCAGATCGCCCTGACCACTCCGACAGCGCTGATCGACGACTCGGCCCGCGGATCACACGCCGGACTGCTGTCGGGCCTGAGCCAGTCGATGAAATGGTTCTACGACGAGACCGCCGCCCAGGGCAACGCAAGCAAGGTCACCACCTTCACCGCGTCCGACTTCAACCGGACCTTCCCTGTGAACGGCGGCAATGGCTCGGACCACGGCTGGGGCACCCACACGATGATCATGGGCGGCGCGGTACAGGGTAAGAAGTTTTACGGAGCCTTCCCCACCCTGTCCGTCAACGGCCCCGACGACACGGGCCTGGGCCGCTGGATCCCGACAACGAGTGTGGACGAGTACTCGGCTACACTCGCCCGCTGGTTCGGCATCACCGAGACCGAACTGCCGACGATCTTCCCGAATCTCGGCCGGTTCGCTAACCCGAACCTCGGCTTCATGGGCTAA
- a CDS encoding NAD(P)/FAD-dependent oxidoreductase translates to MKPRRVAIVGAGVIGLCAALYCRRRGFDVTVVDRRAAIRTGCSFGNAGMIVPSHFIPLAAPGMVKLGLKWMWNPRSPFYIKPRLSWDLLAWGVQFWKSANRSHVERSAPVLRDLHLLSRSLYEQLAAEPGADFGFTPRGLLMLCKTSHGLEEESHAAIKANELGIPAEVLDAAGVGRLEPHTQTDVAGGVFYPRDCHLSPSALMAHLEKTLAADGVELCWESQVERFNVINGRLVSLQLTKSEGGDSTSRADGVSIEFDELVVAGGIGSTAIGRDLGLRLPMQAGKGYSLTLDRPRQSPTACAILTEARVAVTPMGGRLRFGGTMEMAGIDERINASRVAGIVSAIPRYYPAFQEADFAGLPAWHGLRPCPPDGMPYLGRSRRHANVIVATGHAMMGISLAPATGQLVAALASGDTSPIDLATMRPDRFD, encoded by the coding sequence ATGAAGCCCAGACGTGTCGCGATTGTCGGCGCGGGTGTGATCGGTCTTTGCGCCGCACTCTATTGTCGCCGCCGCGGGTTTGATGTCACCGTTGTTGACCGTCGCGCCGCGATACGAACGGGTTGCTCATTCGGCAATGCGGGGATGATCGTGCCGAGCCATTTCATCCCCCTTGCCGCGCCGGGCATGGTCAAACTCGGCCTGAAATGGATGTGGAACCCCCGGTCGCCGTTCTATATCAAACCCCGGCTCAGCTGGGATCTGCTGGCCTGGGGTGTGCAGTTCTGGAAGTCGGCGAATCGAAGCCACGTGGAGCGGTCGGCGCCTGTGCTTCGCGATCTGCACCTGTTGAGCCGTTCCCTCTACGAGCAACTGGCGGCCGAGCCGGGCGCGGATTTCGGGTTTACACCGCGTGGCTTGCTGATGCTGTGCAAGACGTCGCACGGACTCGAAGAAGAGAGCCACGCCGCCATCAAGGCCAACGAACTCGGAATCCCCGCCGAGGTGCTCGATGCCGCCGGCGTCGGCCGGCTCGAACCGCACACCCAGACCGACGTGGCCGGCGGCGTTTTCTACCCGCGCGACTGCCACCTCTCGCCATCGGCGCTGATGGCGCACCTGGAGAAGACACTGGCGGCAGACGGCGTCGAGCTCTGCTGGGAGTCGCAGGTCGAGCGATTCAACGTGATCAACGGACGATTGGTGAGTCTGCAGCTGACCAAGTCGGAGGGTGGCGATTCAACCTCTCGCGCAGATGGGGTCAGTATCGAGTTTGACGAACTGGTTGTTGCCGGCGGTATCGGCTCGACCGCCATCGGTCGGGACCTGGGTCTGAGGCTTCCGATGCAGGCCGGAAAGGGTTACAGCCTGACGCTCGATCGCCCCCGGCAATCGCCGACCGCGTGTGCGATTCTGACAGAGGCGCGCGTCGCCGTTACACCGATGGGCGGTAGGCTGCGGTTCGGCGGAACGATGGAAATGGCTGGAATCGACGAACGCATCAACGCCAGTCGCGTCGCAGGCATCGTGTCGGCGATCCCGCGCTACTACCCGGCGTTCCAAGAAGCGGACTTTGCCGGGTTGCCCGCGTGGCACGGCCTGCGTCCGTGTCCCCCGGACGGCATGCCTTACCTGGGGCGATCCCGCCGACATGCGAACGTCATCGTCGCCACCGGTCATGCGATGATGGGCATCAGTCTGGCCCCGGCGACAGGGCAACTCGTCGCGGCACTCGCGTCGGGTGACACGTCGCCGATTGATCTGGCAACGATGCGCCCGGATCGATTCGATTGA
- a CDS encoding sigma-54-dependent transcriptional regulator: MSTAGRILVVEDSDTERRAITQILKSEGFSVFAAEDAEKALSYADEGIDLVISDVRLGEVSGMDLLTLWKRRQPATQMILLTGYSSVNAAVDAMKAGAYDYLTKPINPDELVLIVRRAIETLHKENEIDDLRRRLDQRFGLERIIGQSRPMKEVFARIQRAAPVDSTVLILGESGTGKELVAQALHHNSHRKKGPFVAVNIAAVPSTLVESELFGHVRGAFTGATDRRMGRFEQADGGTLFIDEVGDFELSLQAKLLRVLETLTLTPVGGHEDLKVNVRVVAATSRDLDDMVRKGTFREDLYYRLHVVSVLLPPLRQRTDDIPILVEHFLKEIAETKHTAKHRVSPEVMRAFVNFPWPGNVRELRNALESMMVLADGEVLTEADLPDKILNGSVSKSGQVDIPDMPLEVLERLAIMQSLEKSGNNRTHAAQRLQISVRTLQRKLKEYEAQNLIPASNDDILAEA, translated from the coding sequence ATGAGCACAGCCGGGCGCATTTTAGTCGTCGAGGACAGCGACACAGAACGTCGCGCCATTACCCAGATCCTTAAGTCTGAAGGCTTTAGCGTTTTTGCGGCAGAGGATGCCGAGAAGGCGCTCTCCTATGCCGACGAAGGGATAGATCTGGTCATCAGTGACGTTCGACTGGGCGAAGTCAGCGGGATGGACCTGCTGACCCTGTGGAAACGCCGACAGCCCGCGACTCAGATGATCCTTTTGACGGGATACTCCAGCGTCAACGCGGCCGTCGATGCGATGAAGGCCGGGGCGTACGACTACCTCACCAAGCCGATCAATCCGGACGAACTGGTCCTGATTGTTCGACGTGCGATCGAGACGCTGCACAAGGAAAACGAGATCGACGACCTGCGTCGCCGACTCGACCAGCGGTTTGGCTTGGAAAGGATCATCGGTCAGAGCCGGCCGATGAAGGAGGTTTTCGCCCGAATCCAGCGGGCCGCGCCCGTGGACAGCACGGTCCTCATCCTGGGCGAAAGCGGAACCGGTAAGGAACTGGTCGCACAGGCGTTGCATCACAACAGCCATCGCAAAAAGGGCCCTTTTGTCGCGGTCAATATTGCCGCCGTGCCATCGACGCTCGTCGAAAGCGAGCTCTTCGGGCATGTGAGGGGGGCGTTCACCGGTGCCACAGACAGGCGGATGGGTCGCTTCGAGCAGGCTGATGGCGGGACGCTATTCATCGACGAAGTCGGTGACTTTGAGCTATCGCTGCAGGCCAAGCTGCTTCGCGTACTTGAAACCCTGACGCTCACACCGGTTGGCGGTCACGAGGATCTGAAGGTCAATGTTCGCGTTGTTGCCGCGACGAGTCGCGATCTGGACGACATGGTCCGCAAAGGCACCTTCCGCGAAGATCTTTACTATCGGCTGCATGTCGTCAGCGTATTGCTGCCGCCGCTCCGGCAGCGGACAGACGATATCCCCATCCTGGTAGAGCACTTTCTCAAGGAGATTGCCGAGACCAAGCACACGGCAAAACATCGGGTTTCGCCCGAAGTGATGCGGGCATTCGTCAACTTTCCCTGGCCGGGAAACGTGCGCGAATTGCGTAACGCATTGGAGAGCATGATGGTGCTCGCCGACGGTGAAGTGCTCACCGAGGCTGACCTCCCTGACAAGATTTTAAACGGGAGCGTGAGCAAGTCGGGGCAGGTCGATATTCCGGATATGCCTCTGGAAGTGCTCGAACGCTTGGCCATCATGCAGTCGCTTGAAAAAAGCGGCAACAATCGGACGCACGCGGCCCAGCGGTTGCAGATTTCCGTCCGGACCCTTCAACGGAAGCTGAAGGAGTACGAGGCACAGAACCTTATTCCCGCGAGCAACGACGACATTTTGGCGGAAGCTTGA
- a CDS encoding FG-GAP repeat domain-containing protein, which translates to MRLRTTVLALGLVSIVSVQAVMAEPTAPPLERIKYNNPGLAVDLGVGLWAFPLPMDWDSDGDLDLIVTCPDTPYSGTYFFENPGNGKQSVAERRFPVFKPAVRVGPAMNYAHVTFVAGKPRVLTPATEWVDFLGKEFKTSRKIYPKASVHPAKIRENQWSYVDYDGDGDLDIIVGAADWTEYGWDDGFDKNGQWTRGPLHGYVYLIRNDGTDAKPKHAEPVKVEAAGRPVDVYGRPTPNFADFDGDGDLDLLCGEFLDGFTCFQNTGSRSHPSFAAGRRLARDGKPLAMDLEMIVPVAVDWDGDGDQDLVVGDEDGRVALVEHTGKVLDGMPQFEPPRYFQQVADDVKFGALATPVGADWDHDGDDDIICGNSAGYIAFIENLGGSPPTFAAPRRLEAGGEVLRIMAGYNGSIQGPAEAKWGYATLSVADWDHDGLLDIVANSIWGKVVWYRNIGSKTAPKLTAAEPVRVDWPGTTPKPVWNWWTPKPGELVPQWRTTPVVHDWNGDGLNDISMLDHEGYLSLFRREKRDGKLVLLPGERVFVFAGGKEGGTPMLLNPGQAGKSGRRKLAVTDWDGDGKPDILINGLNATLYRNAGQADGRYTFEPAVDLHTRKLAGHDTSPTTVDWNRDGIRDLLIGAEDGYLYFMPNPRTAAGK; encoded by the coding sequence ATGCGCCTTCGGACGACTGTCCTTGCCCTTGGCCTAGTGTCGATCGTGTCGGTCCAGGCCGTGATGGCTGAGCCGACAGCGCCGCCCCTCGAGCGCATCAAGTACAACAACCCAGGACTGGCAGTCGATCTGGGTGTCGGACTCTGGGCCTTTCCGCTGCCGATGGACTGGGACAGCGACGGCGATCTGGACCTTATCGTCACCTGCCCAGATACCCCGTACAGCGGAACCTACTTCTTTGAGAACCCCGGCAACGGCAAGCAGTCCGTCGCCGAACGGAGGTTTCCGGTGTTCAAGCCGGCGGTCCGAGTGGGGCCGGCGATGAATTACGCCCACGTGACGTTTGTAGCGGGCAAGCCGCGTGTGCTGACGCCGGCCACCGAGTGGGTCGATTTCCTCGGCAAGGAGTTCAAGACCTCGCGCAAGATTTATCCCAAGGCGTCGGTTCATCCGGCCAAGATCCGCGAGAATCAGTGGAGCTATGTCGACTACGACGGCGACGGCGATCTCGACATCATCGTCGGCGCGGCGGACTGGACCGAATACGGCTGGGACGACGGGTTCGACAAGAACGGGCAGTGGACGCGCGGCCCGTTGCACGGATACGTCTACCTCATCCGCAACGACGGAACCGACGCCAAGCCGAAGCACGCCGAGCCGGTCAAGGTCGAAGCGGCAGGTCGCCCCGTTGACGTCTATGGCAGGCCCACACCCAACTTTGCCGACTTCGACGGCGACGGCGATCTCGATCTGCTCTGCGGCGAGTTTCTTGACGGCTTCACCTGCTTCCAGAACACCGGCAGCCGCTCACACCCCTCATTCGCCGCCGGTCGCAGACTGGCGCGGGATGGCAAGCCGCTGGCGATGGACCTTGAGATGATCGTTCCGGTCGCCGTCGATTGGGACGGAGACGGCGACCAGGACCTGGTTGTGGGCGACGAGGATGGCCGCGTGGCACTGGTGGAGCACACCGGCAAAGTGCTGGACGGGATGCCGCAGTTTGAACCGCCGCGATACTTTCAGCAGGTCGCCGATGATGTGAAGTTCGGCGCACTCGCGACGCCCGTCGGAGCAGACTGGGATCACGACGGCGACGACGACATCATCTGTGGCAACAGCGCCGGCTATATTGCGTTCATCGAGAACCTGGGTGGAAGTCCGCCGACGTTTGCTGCCCCCCGCCGCCTGGAAGCCGGCGGCGAAGTGCTCCGCATCATGGCCGGGTACAACGGGTCCATCCAGGGTCCCGCCGAGGCCAAGTGGGGCTACGCCACACTCAGCGTCGCCGACTGGGATCACGACGGACTGCTCGATATCGTGGCCAATTCGATCTGGGGGAAGGTCGTCTGGTATCGGAACATCGGCTCAAAGACTGCTCCGAAACTCACTGCCGCCGAACCCGTGCGGGTCGATTGGCCGGGTACAACGCCGAAGCCCGTCTGGAACTGGTGGACGCCGAAGCCCGGCGAGCTCGTGCCCCAGTGGCGGACAACGCCGGTCGTGCACGACTGGAACGGCGACGGGCTCAATGACATCTCGATGCTCGATCACGAAGGCTACCTGTCGCTGTTTCGCCGCGAAAAACGTGACGGGAAACTGGTCCTGCTTCCCGGGGAGCGGGTCTTTGTGTTTGCCGGCGGGAAGGAAGGCGGCACCCCCATGCTGTTGAACCCCGGCCAGGCTGGCAAGAGCGGTCGCCGAAAGCTCGCCGTGACCGACTGGGACGGCGACGGCAAACCGGACATTCTCATCAACGGTCTCAACGCCACCCTCTATCGCAATGCAGGTCAGGCCGACGGGCGATACACGTTTGAACCGGCCGTTGACCTGCACACCCGGAAACTTGCCGGCCACGACACCAGCCCGACGACGGTCGATTGGAACCGGGACGGCATTCGAGACCTGTTGATCGGGGCCGAAGACGGCTATCTCTACTTCATGCCCAATCCGCGAACTGCAGCAGGCAAGTGA
- a CDS encoding beta-ketoacyl-[acyl-carrier-protein] synthase family protein: MSPAIPSRRRVVITGMGVVSPNGIGRKAYADALRAGRSGITAIDVFETTGLKSWAAGQIRDVDLTAVMEPAELRRVPRMVPLALMAAREALDQARLNFAENDLESRRRIGVILGTGGGGLSFAEEHYKRCFTGQAPSLYGITAGTYGNLSSELSIALGLRGMSHVISTGCTSSTDAFGYAMTMIRAGQLPMFLVGGADAPITREIVAGFERMRVISTQRRATPAETSRPFSADRDGFVLSEGAWMFVFEDRDHAERRGATILAEVLGWGSTCDAYHRVQIAPDVVEPVRAIELALADAAVDKAEVNYVNLHGTGTALNDRLETLAIKRVFGPTSGRIPMSSTKSMIGHPQGACGGAGLAATVLMMSEGFIHPTINLENRDEACDLDYVADGARETTIDTALLNCIAFGSKNSALVVRRESLA, encoded by the coding sequence TTGTCGCCAGCAATCCCTTCACGCCGACGAGTCGTTATCACCGGAATGGGCGTCGTCAGCCCCAATGGCATCGGACGAAAGGCCTACGCCGACGCATTGCGGGCGGGCCGAAGCGGCATTACGGCGATCGACGTATTCGAGACCACCGGCCTGAAATCATGGGCGGCCGGTCAGATTCGGGACGTCGATCTCACTGCCGTCATGGAACCGGCCGAACTCCGCCGCGTTCCCCGGATGGTTCCACTTGCCTTGATGGCGGCCCGCGAAGCACTCGATCAGGCTCGCCTGAACTTTGCCGAAAATGATCTCGAATCGCGACGCCGGATAGGCGTGATTCTCGGCACCGGAGGCGGCGGCCTCTCATTCGCCGAGGAACATTACAAGCGCTGCTTCACCGGGCAGGCCCCCAGTTTGTACGGCATCACGGCCGGCACCTATGGCAACCTCTCCAGCGAGTTGTCGATCGCGCTGGGGTTGCGCGGCATGAGCCATGTGATCTCGACGGGCTGCACCAGCAGCACCGACGCCTTCGGTTATGCGATGACCATGATCCGTGCCGGGCAACTGCCAATGTTCCTGGTCGGCGGTGCCGATGCACCCATCACACGGGAGATCGTCGCCGGCTTCGAACGGATGCGCGTCATTTCCACGCAGCGGCGTGCGACCCCCGCCGAAACATCGCGACCCTTCTCCGCTGATCGCGACGGCTTTGTGCTTTCGGAAGGGGCGTGGATGTTCGTCTTCGAAGACCGCGATCACGCAGAGCGGCGCGGCGCGACGATCCTCGCCGAAGTCCTCGGCTGGGGGTCGACCTGCGACGCATATCATCGCGTGCAGATCGCACCGGACGTGGTCGAACCGGTTCGCGCCATCGAACTCGCGCTGGCCGACGCGGCGGTGGACAAGGCAGAAGTGAACTACGTGAATCTTCACGGAACGGGCACCGCGCTGAACGACCGGCTGGAAACGCTCGCGATCAAGCGCGTGTTCGGCCCGACCTCGGGGCGTATCCCCATGAGTAGCACCAAGTCGATGATCGGCCATCCTCAGGGTGCATGTGGCGGGGCAGGGCTGGCGGCGACAGTGCTGATGATGAGCGAAGGATTCATCCACCCGACGATCAACCTGGAGAACCGCGACGAGGCGTGCGATCTCGATTATGTCGCCGACGGGGCTCGGGAGACGACGATCGACACCGCTCTGCTGAACTGCATTGCCTTCGGGAGCAAGAACAGTGCTCTGGTCGTTCGGCGAGAGTCCCTCGCGTAG
- a CDS encoding dihydrodipicolinate synthase family protein → MTQHRWQGVFPALTTQFRSDQSLDLAATTKHVEAVLASGVQGLVMCGSLGENQAMSPEEKRQVVEATVRAAAGRVPVLSGVAETSTAAACQYVRDCEKLGASGFMVMPPMVYKPDAAEATAYFRKVASVTGLPWMLYNNPIGYTTDTTPEQLAELADVSNLIAVKESSANTRRITEIRLAVGDRYAIFSGVDDLVLESAALGIDGWIAGSGIAFPRENQHFWNLTQAGKWDEARKMYLWFYPLLKLDTNVKFVQYIKLAVQETGLGAEWVREPRKPISGPERERVLTIVRRGIENRPKL, encoded by the coding sequence ATGACTCAGCACCGATGGCAAGGCGTTTTCCCCGCGCTTACGACACAGTTCAGGTCCGACCAGTCGCTCGATCTGGCCGCCACGACGAAGCACGTCGAGGCGGTCCTGGCGTCAGGAGTCCAGGGGCTGGTCATGTGCGGGTCTCTCGGGGAGAACCAGGCGATGTCGCCGGAAGAGAAACGGCAAGTCGTCGAGGCCACCGTAAGGGCCGCCGCCGGCCGGGTGCCCGTGCTTTCGGGCGTCGCCGAGACCAGCACCGCCGCCGCTTGCCAGTATGTCCGCGATTGCGAGAAGCTGGGAGCCAGCGGTTTCATGGTCATGCCGCCGATGGTCTATAAGCCCGATGCCGCCGAGGCGACCGCGTACTTCCGCAAGGTCGCGTCGGTCACGGGCCTCCCCTGGATGCTGTACAACAACCCGATCGGCTACACGACCGACACCACGCCGGAACAGCTTGCCGAACTGGCCGACGTGAGCAACCTGATCGCCGTCAAGGAAAGCAGCGCCAACACGCGCCGGATCACGGAGATTCGCCTGGCAGTCGGCGACCGTTACGCGATCTTCTCCGGCGTGGACGATCTGGTGCTGGAATCCGCCGCACTGGGCATCGACGGATGGATCGCCGGTTCCGGCATCGCTTTTCCGCGGGAAAACCAGCACTTCTGGAACCTGACGCAGGCCGGCAAGTGGGACGAGGCGCGAAAAATGTACCTCTGGTTCTACCCCCTGCTGAAACTGGACACGAACGTGAAGTTCGTGCAATACATCAAGCTCGCCGTCCAGGAGACCGGGCTTGGCGCCGAATGGGTCCGCGAGCCACGAAAACCGATCAGCGGCCCGGAACGCGAGCGCGTACTGACCATCGTTCGCCGGGGCATCGAGAACCGCCCGAAGCTGTAG